A stretch of Nitrospinota bacterium DNA encodes these proteins:
- a CDS encoding PEGA domain-containing protein, producing MLKTKVTLVFMALLLSSVAAFAGGPDMINPLDGEDEMKRIDLSEEEVIEPVADEAVKKKDEEMVPISEVMQPSDSRTGKSGDKVEVRYAAMNEKRVNILFESDPPNAELVINGLYVGSTPVQVPLRDGVHNVRMSFIGYIGWERQIKAYKGLRVFATMEADKVTKK from the coding sequence ATGTTGAAAACCAAAGTAACATTAGTTTTTATGGCGCTTCTATTATCCTCTGTCGCGGCGTTTGCCGGAGGACCGGACATGATAAATCCTCTGGATGGCGAAGATGAAATGAAGAGAATAGACCTTTCAGAGGAAGAGGTTATCGAGCCTGTTGCCGACGAAGCGGTAAAGAAGAAGGATGAGGAGATGGTGCCGATCTCAGAGGTAATGCAACCATCCGATTCCAGAACCGGAAAGAGCGGGGATAAGGTTGAAGTTCGTTACGCGGCAATGAACGAAAAAAGGGTAAACATCCTTTTCGAGTCTGATCCGCCAAACGCGGAGTTGGTGATAAACGGGCTCTACGTCGGGAGCACTCCTGTGCAGGTACCTTTGAGGGATGGAGTCCATAACGTAAGGATGAGTTTTATCGGGTATATCGGCTGGGAAAGGCAGATAAAGGCCTATAAAGGGTTGCGAGTATTCGCCACTATGGAAGCAGATAAAGTTACAAAAAAATAG